From one Streptococcus pneumoniae genomic stretch:
- a CDS encoding GAF domain-containing protein, with protein MKQREKQSNYELLVAQLEALLEGETNPLPNLSNASALLKQALPNSVFTGFYLYDGVELLLGPFQGGVSCVHIPLGKGVCGEVAEKEETMIVPDVREHANYIACDSAARSEIVVPMVKDGQLIGVLDLDSHVVADYDELDQAYLERFVAILLEKTNWDFSMFGENR; from the coding sequence ATGAAACAAAGAGAAAAACAATCCAATTATGAATTATTAGTCGCTCAATTAGAAGCCTTGTTGGAAGGCGAGACCAATCCCTTGCCAAATTTATCCAATGCAAGTGCGCTTTTAAAACAGGCTCTTCCTAATTCTGTATTTACAGGTTTTTATTTGTATGACGGAGTTGAATTACTACTTGGACCTTTCCAAGGTGGGGTGTCCTGCGTCCATATTCCTCTAGGAAAAGGGGTTTGCGGAGAAGTTGCAGAAAAAGAGGAGACCATGATTGTCCCTGATGTCCGTGAACATGCCAATTATATCGCATGTGACAGTGCAGCCCGTAGTGAAATTGTCGTGCCAATGGTGAAAGATGGTCAGCTCATTGGAGTTTTAGATCTTGATTCCCATGTCGTTGCTGATTATGATGAGCTTGACCAAGCTTACTTGGAACGTTTTGTAGCGATTTTACTTGAGAAAACAAACTGGGACTTTTCAATGTTTGGAGAAAATCGCTAA
- the dnaX gene encoding DNA polymerase III subunit gamma/tau, with protein MYQALYRKYRSQTFGQMVGQDVIARTLKQAVEQGKISHAYLFSGPRGTGKTSAAKIFAKAMNCPNQVGGEPCNECYICKSITEGSLEDVIEIDAASNNGVDEIRDIRDKSTYAPSIAKHKVYIIDEVHMLSTGAFNALLKTLEEPTENVVFILATTELHKIPATILSRVQRFEFKSIQTKAIEEHLAGILKKENLAFEREALALIARRAEGGMRDALSILDQALSLAQGESLSVGIAEEMTGSISLGALDTYVAALFAHDTQKALEQLNVIFDSGKNMARFVTDLLQYLRDLLIVQTGGENTHMSSLFQENLSAPQERIFSMIDQATESLGEIKASLQPKIYTEMMTMKLAKEATSSLDSTHLHDELAQLRQEVASLKQELSQLAAGQVVKKPAPLPASSKASKGYRVDRAKVHAILQEAVENPDLARQNLIRLQESWGEIIENLGGADKALLVGSLPVAANERHAILAFESAFNAEQTMKRDNLNTMFGNLLSRAAGFSPDILALSMEDWTQIRAEFSAKARSKKQGEVDTPEKQEESLIPDGFEFLAEKITVQED; from the coding sequence ATGTATCAAGCCCTTTATCGCAAGTACCGTAGCCAGACCTTTGGGCAAATGGTGGGGCAAGATGTCATTGCAAGGACCTTAAAGCAGGCTGTGGAGCAGGGCAAGATTAGCCATGCCTATCTCTTTTCAGGACCTCGTGGGACTGGAAAGACCAGTGCAGCAAAGATTTTTGCGAAAGCCATGAACTGCCCTAACCAAGTGGGGGGCGAGCCTTGCAACGAATGTTATATTTGTAAATCCATTACTGAAGGGAGTCTCGAAGATGTCATTGAAATTGATGCCGCTTCTAATAACGGAGTTGATGAAATCCGTGATATTCGTGATAAATCAACCTATGCTCCCAGTATCGCAAAGCACAAGGTCTATATCATTGATGAGGTTCACATGCTCTCCACAGGAGCGTTCAATGCGCTGCTTAAAACTCTTGAAGAGCCAACGGAAAATGTGGTCTTTATCCTTGCTACGACAGAGTTGCATAAGATTCCCGCAACGATTTTGTCGCGCGTGCAACGGTTTGAGTTTAAATCGATTCAAACAAAGGCGATTGAAGAGCATTTGGCTGGTATTTTAAAGAAAGAGAACTTGGCATTTGAGCGAGAAGCTCTGGCTTTGATTGCGAGAAGGGCAGAAGGCGGGATGCGTGATGCCCTCTCCATTTTGGATCAGGCACTGAGCCTTGCACAGGGAGAGAGCTTGAGCGTTGGCATTGCTGAAGAAATGACAGGTTCTATCAGCTTAGGCGCCTTAGACACTTATGTTGCCGCTCTTTTTGCGCATGATACTCAGAAAGCTCTTGAGCAGCTCAATGTCATCTTTGACAGTGGGAAAAATATGGCTCGCTTTGTGACGGATTTGCTTCAGTATCTGAGAGACTTGCTGATTGTCCAGACAGGTGGTGAAAATACTCACATGAGTAGCTTATTTCAGGAAAATCTCTCAGCCCCTCAAGAGCGGATTTTCAGCATGATTGATCAAGCGACTGAAAGTCTGGGAGAGATTAAGGCAAGTTTGCAGCCAAAGATTTATACAGAGATGATGACCATGAAGCTGGCAAAAGAAGCAACTTCTAGTCTTGATTCGACTCATTTGCACGATGAGCTTGCTCAGCTTCGCCAAGAAGTGGCTAGTCTCAAACAGGAATTGTCGCAATTAGCAGCAGGACAAGTGGTGAAGAAACCAGCTCCACTTCCAGCTTCTTCCAAAGCCAGCAAGGGATACCGAGTCGATCGCGCCAAGGTTCATGCTATTTTGCAAGAGGCTGTGGAAAATCCAGACTTGGCTCGGCAAAATCTCATACGCCTACAAGAGTCTTGGGGAGAAATCATCGAGAACTTAGGAGGAGCAGATAAGGCTTTGCTCGTTGGCTCTCTGCCTGTGGCTGCCAATGAACGCCATGCTATCCTAGCCTTTGAGTCTGCCTTTAATGCCGAGCAGACTATGAAACGAGACAATCTCAACACCATGTTTGGCAATCTTCTCAGTCGAGCAGCTGGCTTTTCTCCAGATATCTTAGCCTTGTCTATGGAAGACTGGACTCAGATTCGGGCAGAATTCTCAGCTAAGGCAAGAAGTAAAAAACAAGGTGAGGTGGATACGCCAGAAAAACAGGAAGAAAGTTTGATTCCAGATGGCTTTGAATTTCTTGCCGAAAAAATTACAGTTCAGGAGGATTAG
- a CDS encoding DUF3272 family protein, whose protein sequence is MNKGQIITMAIFTAIETYFFNQAMMTERYLMAGFWGFLVARNLQVSYVMGKIMMSIDRHIQKKK, encoded by the coding sequence ATGAACAAGGGACAAATAATCACAATGGCGATTTTTACAGCTATTGAAACTTATTTTTTCAACCAAGCTATGATGACAGAACGCTATTTGATGGCTGGATTTTGGGGCTTTTTGGTAGCTCGCAATCTCCAAGTCAGCTATGTGATGGGAAAAATCATGATGAGTATCGATCGCCATATTCAAAAGAAGAAATAA